The following proteins come from a genomic window of Sorghum bicolor cultivar BTx623 chromosome 3, Sorghum_bicolor_NCBIv3, whole genome shotgun sequence:
- the LOC8075346 gene encoding thiamine pyrophosphokinase 2 isoform X2, whose protein sequence is MYQMTNDEDKKSTRNKYIPEIIEGDMDSIRPEVKLFYSSQGSKISDKSHNQETTDLHKCISRIHHRTPDHEKPNLCVLVTGALGGRFDHEAANINVLYLFSDMRIVLLSDDCLIRLLPRTHRHELYIESSVEGPHCGLFPVGAPSTSTTTTGLKWNLSESKMRFGSMISTSNIVQSEKVTVESDADLLWTISLRNLT, encoded by the exons GTATATTCCAGAAATAATTGAGGGGGACATGGATTCTATCAGACCTGAAGTAAAACTGTTCTACTCCAGTCAG GGATCCAAAATTTCTGATAAGTCACATAACCAGGAGACAACAGATCTACACAAATGTATTTCCCGTATCCATCATCGTACGCCTGATCATGAAAAACCCAAT CTCTGTGTTCTTGTTACTGGAGCACTAGGTGGTAGGTTTGATCATGAGGCGGCAAATATCAATGTTCTGTATCTGTTTTCGGACATGAGGATTGTCCTCCTATCAGATGATTGCTTGATTCGACTTCTTCCGAGAACACATCGCCATGAGCTCTATATTGAGTCGTCTGTTGAAGGACCTCATTGTGGGCTTTTTCCTGTTGGAGCACCATCAACAAGCACCACAACTACTGGCCTGAAATGGAATCTAA GTGAATCAAAGATGAGatttgggagcatgataagcaCATCCAACATTGTGCAGTCGGAGAAGGTAACTGTAGAATCTGATGCAGATCTTTTGTGGACAATTTCTCTGCGAAATCTGACATAA